One Halorientalis litorea DNA segment encodes these proteins:
- the pyrE gene encoding orotate phosphoribosyltransferase, whose amino-acid sequence MTNQELIDALRAADAVKFGEFELSHGGTSDYYVDKYVFETDPHCLDLIADAFAERVGDATLAGVALGAVPLVAVTSVETGQPYVIARKQAKEYGTGNRIEGELVEGEEVVVLEDIATTGQSAVDAVEALRAAGATVNRVLVVVDRQEGASERLADHDIELESLLTAADLLADAED is encoded by the coding sequence ATGACCAACCAGGAACTCATCGACGCGCTCCGGGCCGCAGACGCCGTGAAGTTCGGCGAGTTCGAGCTCTCACACGGGGGCACGTCGGACTACTACGTCGACAAGTACGTCTTCGAGACGGACCCCCACTGTCTGGACCTCATCGCCGACGCGTTCGCCGAGCGCGTCGGTGACGCGACGCTCGCCGGTGTCGCGTTGGGGGCCGTCCCGCTGGTAGCCGTCACGAGCGTCGAAACCGGCCAGCCCTACGTCATCGCCCGCAAACAGGCGAAGGAGTACGGCACCGGGAACCGCATCGAGGGCGAGTTGGTCGAGGGCGAGGAAGTCGTCGTGCTGGAGGACATCGCCACGACCGGCCAGAGTGCCGTCGACGCCGTCGAAGCCCTGCGGGCGGCGGGCGCGACGGTGAACCGCGTGCTGGTCGTCGTGGACAGGCAGGAGGGGGCGAGCGAGCGACTGGCCGACCACGACATCGAGTTG